A window of uncultured Litoreibacter sp. contains these coding sequences:
- a CDS encoding alpha/beta hydrolase: protein MKEPLVLLPGMMCDARLFGPQIMAFGSERAIHLPPIGQHDRIEKMAVDVLNGAPDTFALAGLSLGGIVAMEVARIAPARVTRLALMDTNPLKETPQIAANREPQIARVMAGRLPEVMRDEMKPTYLADGPQREEVLELVMAMAMDQGEGVFVRQSRALQRRLDQQSTLVKLTLPTLVLCGEDDTLCPVKRHEFMAELIQTATLSVIPNAGHLPTLENPDATTQAMRDWLAR, encoded by the coding sequence ATGAAGGAACCGCTGGTCTTGCTGCCCGGCATGATGTGCGACGCCCGCTTGTTCGGGCCGCAGATCATGGCGTTTGGGTCGGAACGCGCAATCCACCTGCCACCCATCGGGCAACATGACCGGATCGAGAAGATGGCCGTCGATGTGCTGAATGGCGCGCCCGACACCTTCGCTTTGGCCGGGCTGTCCTTGGGCGGCATCGTCGCGATGGAGGTCGCCCGCATTGCGCCCGCGCGCGTGACGCGGCTTGCCCTCATGGACACCAATCCGCTGAAAGAAACCCCGCAAATCGCGGCCAATCGCGAGCCGCAGATCGCCCGTGTCATGGCGGGGCGCTTGCCCGAGGTGATGCGCGACGAGATGAAGCCAACCTATTTGGCGGACGGCCCGCAGCGCGAAGAGGTGCTGGAATTGGTGATGGCCATGGCCATGGATCAGGGGGAGGGGGTGTTTGTCCGCCAATCCCGCGCCCTTCAACGCCGGCTCGACCAGCAAAGCACGCTTGTAAAACTGACGCTGCCGACGCTGGTGCTGTGTGGGGAGGATGACACGCTCTGCCCCGTCAAACGCCACGAATTCATGGCCGAGCTGATCCAGACGGCGACGCTATCGGTCATCCCCAACGCGGGGCATTTGCCAACTTTGGAAAATCCGGACGCCACCACGCAAGCGATGCGCGACTGGCTCGCGCGTTAA
- the phaZ gene encoding polyhydroxyalkanoate depolymerase encodes MKYMATYDLMESMRLTNQWLGATAQAIGAHPAMAMTPNPMFKMLDAWGQVTERSFARMVAKPDWNIPSVVGEDGRDHLIEVETVIERPFGDLIKFNVTDRPLKPRKILLVAPMSGHYATLLRSTVMSLLPDAEVYVTDWHNARDIPVSEGKFDIEDYTLYLVEFMRQMGPDTHVIAVCQPAPLALAATAYLAEEDPSAQPSTLTLIGGPIDPDAAATDVTDFGRRVTMGQLEEMAIQRVGFKYNGVGRMVYPGLLQLQSFMSMNAETHGRAFFEQILRVSKGEAADHDRHNKFYDEYLAVMDMTAEFYLSTVERIFKNGEIAKNEFVVGGKTVDIGKITSVAVKTVEGSNDDISAPGQCVAALDMLTGLPDSKKASHLEDGAGHYGIFAGKSWRNNIRPLVLDFIDANSGIKSKPRKRAKNPANVTPIKTGRVAI; translated from the coding sequence GTGAAGTACATGGCGACATATGACCTTATGGAGTCCATGAGGTTGACCAATCAGTGGCTCGGCGCGACGGCTCAGGCGATCGGCGCGCACCCGGCAATGGCCATGACCCCGAACCCGATGTTCAAGATGCTGGACGCATGGGGACAGGTCACCGAACGCAGCTTTGCCCGCATGGTAGCAAAGCCCGATTGGAACATCCCATCTGTCGTTGGCGAAGACGGCCGCGACCACCTGATCGAAGTTGAAACCGTCATTGAGCGCCCGTTTGGCGATCTGATCAAGTTCAACGTCACCGACCGACCTTTGAAGCCCCGCAAGATCCTGCTTGTCGCCCCCATGTCCGGCCACTATGCGACCCTGCTGCGGTCCACCGTCATGTCGCTGCTGCCCGACGCCGAGGTCTATGTGACCGACTGGCATAATGCGCGCGATATTCCGGTGTCCGAAGGCAAGTTCGACATTGAAGATTACACACTGTATCTCGTTGAATTCATGCGGCAAATGGGACCGGACACGCATGTTATCGCCGTCTGTCAGCCTGCGCCGCTGGCCTTGGCCGCGACCGCCTATCTGGCGGAGGAAGACCCATCGGCGCAGCCGTCCACATTGACGCTGATCGGCGGGCCGATTGACCCGGACGCCGCCGCCACCGATGTGACCGATTTTGGCCGCCGCGTGACCATGGGCCAGCTGGAAGAAATGGCCATTCAGCGGGTTGGGTTCAAATACAATGGCGTAGGCCGTATGGTGTATCCCGGCCTGCTGCAGCTGCAGTCCTTCATGTCGATGAACGCCGAAACCCATGGCCGCGCCTTCTTTGAACAAATCCTGCGCGTGTCCAAAGGTGAGGCCGCAGATCACGACCGCCACAACAAGTTCTACGACGAGTATCTGGCCGTGATGGACATGACGGCGGAATTCTACCTGTCGACCGTGGAACGCATCTTCAAAAACGGCGAGATCGCGAAAAACGAATTTGTTGTCGGCGGCAAAACCGTTGATATCGGCAAAATCACCTCTGTCGCGGTGAAGACCGTAGAGGGCTCAAACGACGATATTTCCGCGCCGGGTCAATGCGTTGCGGCTTTGGACATGCTGACGGGGCTGCCCGACAGCAAAAAGGCCAGCCATCTGGAAGACGGCGCCGGGCATTACGGGATTTTCGCGGGCAAAAGCTGGCGCAACAATATCCGGCCGCTGGTTCTGGACTTCATCGACGCCAATTCGGGGATCAAATCGAAGCCGCGCAAGCGGGCGAAGAACCCAGCGAACGTGACGCCGATCAAAACCGGGCGCGTTGCAATTTAA